AGGGTTATGGAAATTATACTGcaaataataatatgacttttatttTCAAGTAACCCTACAACACATCGCTGCTGCACTCGTTTGTATGATGTAAATTCTATTGGGAACCCTCCAAATAAACATTACAATGCATCCATTTCAGTCTGACCCAGGTCTGCTATTAAAGGTGGTAAACAAAAGTGAGCAGGTTTGGGGTCGGAGGAGGGGGCGTCAGGTACCTCAGTGGTTACCTCATTAGCCAGCAACAAACGGGCATACTGAGCGACCAGCAGGAGAGAAGCAACAGTACACATAGTCAAGACATGTGATGTAATCATAGACAACAATGATCAACAGCAACTTTATATGCAGTATCTATCTAGACAAAGGAACAGGACTGCACATTTATGAGAGAGTGAGGACAGAAATCCGCTTTGTGtgacttttactttcatttcctGCTTTAAGACTGgaatttttccatttgtttgctAAATTATTTGCTGACTGGAAATGAAAGTGAAGCCAGTGAAATGGCAAAGCCCAACACAGCCCTGAAAGCATATATTTTAGCCTCTAGCCTGTTCCTGCCTGATGTTGctcattataaatacatttctaggACCAAGCATAACTACAATAATCACAGTGTAAACATAGTTGTTGGACATTCATGTTCTCCACTTATGAATATTAATCTTTCTACAAGAAAACAAGCCTTCCTTTATCGTGGGCCTGGCTTtgcatataaatactgtatataaatatgtgCTATGAATACTTACACTGTTGTCCTCCATTTTCTCCCTCCTCTTCACCTTATGTGTCTCATAGTCTTCCATGAGTGTCTGCATGAAGTTTTTGGGCCGTGATCCTCCAGAGTCCTCACTGCCGGCGTCAGACAGGGCTCCTTCTGAAGGCGATGGCGAGACAGGCGGAGCAGGTCGAACCTTCTCGATCTTTCCTACACCGCAATATAAGTAAATACAGCGTGGGTTTAATTAATTCGAACACAACCAGTCGTTCTTGTACACTTACTTTCCACAGCTGATTTGGCCAGCAATTACCCAAAATTCTGAAAAACGTAAAACCGGACCTGAGTTTTAATTAGCCATTAAGTAGTCCATATGTAACCCACTTGGTTAAGTCAGCCCCGCATTCCACCTGGTTTCAAACCAGGGTCCGCAGAATGAGAGCAAAGAGCGCTAGCCcttgagctaaaatttgggatTGTCAACTCAATGTCCAGCacgactcttaaggtgtcaggcaGTGCGTGGCTTTTACCAACCTACTTGACATCCATTACACATATAAAACCAGAAATACTACACCAAGCATCCTGTAAGAGTTGGTCAACAAAACAATGGGGTTCTCTTGAAGGTGCTGTCCCTTTTAGGCTCCAAACTACACTtactttttcaaccaaaaacataagaacaccaccaccagctagcaGATATTACGAGTAGTGCTTTTAAAGAACAACTTCAACACATAAAAGGTCTATATCTGACACAATTCAAAGTTAAACTTCGTAAAAATGTCTTTCGACAATGATCAGCGTTCATGGCTTTCACTCACCGCTGTCTGGTAGTTCGCGTAAATGTCAGTCGTGCGTGGACATACACaacagcagtctcagagaagcaacTGACAATGTGGagttgtgtggttatgataggctatacatggTTATATGCTAACGCTCTTAGGCTttagtagtactactactactgctttGAAGTAAAAATGTGCACCAGCTACACAAAATCACCACAGGTTTGTAGGTGTGTACAATGCTCTTCTACCAGACGTCATACTGCTAACGAACCTGGTGCTGTTCTTGCTGTCAGCGTGAGTCGACTTGGCAGGCTGTTGCTCTTCAACTTGTCTGCCGGGTTTATGGTGGTTTTCCGCATCCCCGTTCTCGCAGGAACTTGACTGCTGCTGGTAGCGTTCCCGGCACGAGGGACAACAGCAGGTTGAGCCTCTCTCTGTTTCTTTAGTTCTTCCTCTCTTTGCTGAGCTGCTCGGATCTCCTCTTCGATCATGGACAAGGTGCGTTGCTTCTTGGAGCGCAGGCGGAAGGGCCCACTTGCAACCTCCACCTCAGGGCCTTTCGTTGCTGCTGCCGTGCTACGAAGTTCAGCAGCTTCAGAATATTTACTGAAGTAGCTGAACTCTGATTTTTCTGGGCTTGGAGGAGAAGGGGGACGGCAGACCGGGGTCGGCCTGGGGACAGAAGCAGTTGTGACAGAGCACGGTGCTGGAGCAGAAACCGGGGCTGAGGAAGCAAGTGCTCTGGTATAAGAAGACTGGATTTTGATCCTTGGTCCTCCCTCTTTGGGTCTACGTGGTGGAGAGATGGGTTGAGAAAGAGTTGGAGATGGTTGTGAAGGCTGTGTTGGATTAGGTGAATGTTGCTGCTGCAGAACGTCCTGTATTTCTATCGGCTTCTCTTGGCAAGAAACCTGAGCCTCTAGTggccggtctgtctgtggggaTGGGTTAGATGTAGCGGCGCTGGAAGAGCTGGAGGACACAGGTGACTGGAGACGATCGGACTCACCAAAAGACAGAGGGGAGGAGGATACTGGCACTGGGCTACTTGTTGAAGCTGAGGATGAAGACACAGGGCTGCTCATTTGTGAAGAATCTAAATTTGAGAGCGGAAACTGCCAGTCACCTCCGTTGGTCGAAAGGGCATTTTGGATGACATTCTGGACAAGTACTCCTGCCTGATATTCCAGCTCATCCTCAGCTCCGCTGCCAGTGGCTCGCCCATTGACTGGAGTAGTGGGCTGGGGGGTAGGTGGTGACACCGGCGTAAGCGGCAACGGAGTAGGGGGAAGTGAGGCTCCGCTGTCTGAAACACTATCCAAGCTAAACACTGTTGTGTCCTGAGAGCGGACCGATAACTCTTCCAATCCAGAGTCGGACTCCTCTGGGTGAAAGCCTGAGTGGAAGTGGCTCTTCCCTTCCTCTTCATCACTTAAGTTTGTCATTACAGCTCGAACACTGGTAAACTCTCCAGGAACTCCTTCATCATACCAGGTCACATGACACTCTCCGGTTTCTGTAACAATGTTGTTGCTCCCATTGTTGGCCCTGGGTACAGACTTTGAGAAGGGCCTGGCGGAGTATATGTGAGGAGCTATGGAATTCTTGGTCACGTCCCCTTGCAGGAATTGCTTCCTGGCAGATGAGAAGTCaatctttttttccacaatgtcTTCCTTCCTGATTAGCTCTGGGTCAAAAGTCACCAATGTGGGCGGTCCAGTCACCTGGGGCTGCCATTGAGGATAGGGACACGAAAACAAAGGAGAGTACTGAAAATCGAGtgaaatcaccatcaaatgaaatgcaaaagGATAACCTTAATGTGACGCCGCACTGAGAGTTTTGATCAAATATTCCACTCGCATTCAATAAACCTAGGAAAGTGCTTACTTCCATGCATATCTTCCTACCTGCGTGTATGCATATGGTTGATTCTGCCTCTGTTGTTTTCTCTCCTGGTATTTTTTGAGAGACTCCAGCTGTTCTGCGTCCAGCTGTTGCTCCAAAGGAACCTTGGAAGAATGGACCAATCAATCAAAGATCCAGTCAATGAATCAGTCAGTAGCTGTCTACCTCTTGAGGAGGGTTCCACCAACGTTGAGCAATGCCCGGGTTTTTCTTCACAGCCTGATCTCTGATCAGCTCCTGACGCTCACGCTCCAACTCGTGGACCTGTTGGATTGGATGAAAAACCATGAAGGAGGACTGATGCAACAATGACCATTGTCAGCTTCAGAATGGTCTAGCTACATGGTATTCCAAGCTTCCACCATGCAACAAATACAGGTTAGGCTGAGCTTTGTGGTGCTCTCTACAGTTTTGGCTGTGTGCACAGATCTGCAGACATTATTGATAAATTTGacaagtgtttgtgtgttacgTGTTTAAACTGTGAGATTGTGTGATTACCTCCTCTGAATTCCGTCTCCTCGTCACTCTGACATGCTGCTCTTCTCCTGGCGTAAAGAGTTTTGCTGGCCGCTTGTCTTCCTGAAAAGCTCTCAGCTCAAACTTTGCGCTCCTGAGGCTAGATTCCTCCCTCGGCACATGCCCGTTGGTTTTTACACCAGATTCGTCCTGGTGTACGAAGGTGGTTTGTCTTTGCCCCTCCAcagtgattgactggtgatatCCAGGGGACGAATTGGACACATTCACAAAAGAATATTTTCCATCTATGGTAACTGGTGTTGTGTACGCAGAAGGGGAAGAGTTTCCATTTGTAGGTGTTTCCGAGGCCGCATCGAGCACCTGGTCCAGGTAACGAATCTCCTATGGACAGAAAACATAGTCAAAGATAGAAACCAAAATTTGCTAACaggcatgtttttatttttgtttacatgaccTGTTCAGGATTTTTGAAGCtatggtggtgggctgcatgggagggcggattGCCCTTGACTATATCGTGCCGCTGCGGTGTCtgcaatttttctttttataagaaatagcatttttttatgacttatttattaattaacttatttatgtcactttttcaacaactagcagaacatgaaccgaaaACACTGCAAAGTTGTTAATttcatggcaaagttgctgaaatcactgccaacatttaaattgcactttatttacaaagcacatctccactcagtgtgctcatttgtcattgaatacagttgtcatgtttgaatagaacacttatgaAAATACTAacaggtgaagcaaatattcattggtgaactactcaacattagctggtgagctactgctagcataggagctacctgttggaAACCCTTGCGATAgtgtcactgtctaaagctgaaCACACaatgtgtttctgttgcacaacttggacacacaactagtgttttgatgacaagccataagtattagaattataacaagagagcaagattgttaagtgacacttttaaaaagttaaGTTGTGGTGATGATCGTAGCTCATAGCgcgacaaaaacgagctagcgaGATGCCGCCTGCCagtcatgtaaacaaaaatgccaacatttaaatgagATTGacacgtgagcgatcacacacactggcatagataggcttagcatgtgacaagctgtcgtcaattgagtATACATTTTAACAGGCGATTGCTAATTCGCCTAATAAGAAACAAAAGTGAAAGTCTACATAAGACTTGTCACGTATCTAGTCGCATGCGGacgtgccagcaaggcagactgTGATTCCGATGCAtgctcatcaaaataaaagtgcagacaaacatttttataataactaatttttaaggtgtgccgttttttttattttgtagtggcgcaccgtCACGAACAATTAGACCCTGCTGTTCATTTAAGCGCCAGAATAGCTTTTGTGGAGGTAGCCGTCTTGTTTTCCGACTTTGTAACTGAAACATCACTAGGTCAGCTATGACATCATTCCCACCGCCGACTTCCGGCCAAATGGAACGCAGCATAAGGACGCCTGTTACGATTACAAATTGGCCATGATTCAAAAGTGAGTTGGCCAACTTGGAATCGGGCTCGTAAGTGGCAAAATTTGCACGGTGTATATGCATCGTAAGTGATAAGTGTTGTCATGATGATGGTGGTAAAACTACAGACCAATGAAGTTTTGACTTCACAAAGGTTGCCAACTTAAAAGATTGTCTTTACGTTGTACTATGACCTCACAGCTGTTTGACTGTTCCAGTAATTGTGGTTGCAACTGACAATAGCGCACTTCATCAATTAAATATGTTGTCGCAAGTGAAGGAATCAGCATTTAGTGCGTACAAGCAGACAAAGCAGAAACTTGTCAATGTTTTCTTTGAGGACGAGAAAAGGGCTCTGAAGAATCAGGTAAAGGACCTGAACAGTCAACTTCAACTGGCAAAGGAAGAGATCAACTGTCAAGGACAAAAATTGGCGGATCTCTCTGCCAAGCTGCAGTCAGAAGGCAATGAGAACAAGATTCTCTGGGACCAGGTGGAATTTTTGACCAGTGAGTTTAAATTTGGAAGCAAAACGAAAGAGAATGAGGCCAAACCGCTGCAACAACAAGAGGAAACAGGAAACAAGAGCTTCATGAAAAACCATCAGAGGATCCTGAAAGAAGAGGACGACAAAATGGAGGACAACAGCCGCAATATGCTGCAACAGCGTCAGAGCAGTCAGTTCCAAGTAGGATGCAAGTTCTCAGTGGAGTCAAGTGATTCGTTTCTTGAAGAAATGCCTTATCCGATTTCCCAAGAGAAATGCTGGTGGAGGGAACTACAAAAAGAAGTCATAGAAATGCGGCAAGACAATAACCAGATAACTCCGGTCGAGTGATAATACGCCCCTTTTAGGGTAAGAATATGAATAGTAGAATGCCATTTCTCAAACTATTATGTTCTAGTTGTAACATTCATGCTTTATAGCACATCGGCCACGATAAGCAGTCCAAATGGTTCAGATGTGATGCATGTGTGACTGGCAGAAATCAAGTGTTGGACACACTGTTAGTCGCAATCAAGTTTCAGGTTGTCATGGTGATGCTCGCGAAGCCAAGGACTAAGGCCTGACTCGACAAAGGTTTGGAATGTCCTTtgtatgatgacatcacagcccTGTAAGCAGTTATGCGCTTTTGTAGTAATGGCTGACTCTTCATGATCAGTCGAGACCATAAAATCTCAATTTACTTCCCGCATTCTGATGTGAGTGCTTCTTCTACCGCAagataaaaaaatgttgtcacgAGTGAGGGAATTAGCGTTTGGTAGCTATCACTCGGCCAAGCAGAGGCTCCTCGGCGTTTTCTGCGAGGGAGACCGAGCATCTCTGGAGAGTCAAGTGAAGGACCTGAAGGTTCAGCTCAAAATGGCAAAGGAACAAATAAGCTGTCAAGGTCAAAAATTAGAAGATCTTTCTGCTAAGCTGAAATCAGAGGGGAATGAAAACAAGATCCTCTGGGACCAGGTGGAATATTTAACCAATGAGGTCCAAACCGAAAGCAAGCAGCAAGAGACCAAGCAGGAACCAGAACACGGTTATTGGGAAAAGCGTTTGAGGAGCAGCGTTCTCGGGGGAACGGGAGACGGACCTATGCTGGAACTGAACAATCCTATCGAAGCGTATCGTAGCTTTTTGGGGGACAGCAGCGATACATTGTCCACAAGTGATTCATCTTCCACAGAGACGAGTGAGTCTTCATTTTTTGGCGAAACAAGCGATACGTCGTCTGAGTCGTTATCCGAAGACACATATGATCTGGTCTTAAATGAAATGCTGTGGGGGGGTCTAAAAAATGACGATATCCAGATGTGACAGGATTATTAACAATCAACAGATGTTCCACATGAGTGACCCTTACGAAGCCGGAAGCCTGTTATTCTGAAGCTGAGCATCAGTGTCCACCATGTACACTTTAAATGCCATTGTGTTCAGAATTGTTGTACATTTGTTGGAATGTTTCATCCAGAATATTGAAGGCTGACAGAAGGGATTGTGTGGCTTCTTTTTATGTTGCAAgcatctatttttttaatccCAGGGGAAGTTTCTGCGGCCGTATCTTGCCTTTAGTATGAAAATTGACTTGCACAAATTCAAATTATACACCAAAAGTATTTGTACATCTACAAAAGTTAAAAATCGTGAAGCACCAGTCAAACTGTGTGCATGCTACTTGTACAGATGGGTGGTGCCATTATGATTCGGGGGAGGGGCCGCAGAGCCCGACCGATTTCGCGGCGGCCCGAGCAATTGGACCGATTATGATGTATGACTGATTAATCAACATCGGTGAATATGTAACCGATACATGAACTGTTTTTTGCGGGGAAACAAACTCCAttttttacacacattttttgaTATATTGCAGGCTctgaaagcagctacattgttacatcAAATGTAGTTCAGTCCCTTGTATTAAGGCTAGTaacgtgatgcatgttttgattctTATTTCgtttgtagtcaacttttttttcccactgtgtttgctttatttgtttttgagctttttgcaaatactcagtggctgcagatgtAACTTTTCAACAGCcagtaaatatgactaattgatattggtaagatgtGAATACGCCTTTTATAAACATCCGAGCaaaccagttagcctccaatttatttcttctaaccTTAAAGTGTTTGAAATGGAATCGGGAAGAAGGACCAAGTGACGTAAGaacttttctttcactcttatgtcggacatgccatgactccatgcagtgtgaaggtaatgtaatctaaggtaatatctcatcaacgtaacattactgacgccaaaaaaagtgacaatttttttgaaaaaccacaacacATCAAtatttgaaccacgatgtagcaagggacaactATTTTAAAGTAGACATTGTTTTTGTTGGCAAATTTTAACAATCATtaaacacaaaagctaagcagttttgttttgcattttgttcccttactgtacataaaatgaaccaaaccgtgGCTTTAATGCCGAGGTACGTATTACACATTATGCATTACACCCCTAATTTCAGCGGTTGCAAACGCATGTACAAATGACTCATATTGTGTGAGATTCAACATGCTGTACCTGTTCCACCTCGCTGTCACTGTGGCCTTGGTCACTGGATCTGCTCAGGCAGCCATGCTGGATCTTCTGGCTCTCCACTTCCATGATGAGCGGTCCGTCAGTTATGATGCTGACCGATTCCTGGAAACTGACACTCTTCAAGGCTCTCTCCTTTGGTATTGTGCCACTGACATCCTCGGGTGCCTGCCACGATTTctgtgaatggaaaaaaaagatgcacgAGCTGAACATTCATACTCAGTCTGCATTGCAGTGATAGCATATGGTAAATGTGTGGAGTGTGTCTTTGCTCAGTCCAACCACTAAGTGGAGCCAACTCCAGTTCTGCTGATGTTGAACAGACCTAAACATAACCTCTCAAGAAATCTTCAAGTCACATATTTGGCAATGACTTTTTAGAATTTCTGGCTTATGATTAACACATGCATCCACACTGAACTCTGCATATGAATGCGTCAAATACCGCGCCATACGTCACTGATGATAGTAGTTTTGCTATTAAAACTACAGCTACTGGACTTCGGCATTGTT
This Dunckerocampus dactyliophorus isolate RoL2022-P2 chromosome 17, RoL_Ddac_1.1, whole genome shotgun sequence DNA region includes the following protein-coding sequences:
- the LOC129170251 gene encoding A-kinase anchor protein 2 isoform X4, with the protein product MRERWLLQGMGAEEEEARRKQLELDEEQGKKLEDMIQRLESEIGALESEESQISAKEQVLRERLKETERSIEDLQKSLMSRDGEATGCTSAPLSDCADLDPDHLIPATLPRTSPPAPGEKAAPRPAMFAMEINVQHDPQTGEQRVLSANRVSPSEAGARGVKVYDDGRKVVYEVTSSGGVSTTSLENGWSSSQVDQLIQRAARPVRGGDDRKGQVLVTPAAPQAYVSPADVNDLSPPSCAPPSIPSSPPAQVTLQRETRLGMMPPSSAPIMTQPGPSAHPEPELGSFPQASAEHPVTMVFLGYQDLEDTSDSRRLLGFDGTVKAEVVLIDEDDEKSLREKTVTDLSVIDGTAADLVSGRPVTSEAASTELSSDGRDPDSAASPPPNPDANKAPPPGLTPATGHGVAMTTTNGHQAAMPSRRPHTAMKSWQAPEDVSGTIPKERALKSVSFQESVSIITDGPLIMEVESQKIQHGCLSRSSDQGHSDSEVEQEIRYLDQVLDAASETPTNGNSSPSAYTTPVTIDGKYSFVNVSNSSPGYHQSITVEGQRQTTFVHQDESGVKTNGHVPREESSLRSAKFELRAFQEDKRPAKLFTPGEEQHVRVTRRRNSEEVHELERERQELIRDQAVKKNPGIAQRWWNPPQEVPLEQQLDAEQLESLKKYQERKQQRQNQPYAYTQPQVTGPPTLVTFDPELIRKEDIVEKKIDFSSARKQFLQGDVTKNSIAPHIYSARPFSKSVPRANNGSNNIVTETGECHVTWYDEGVPGEFTSVRAVMTNLSDEEEGKSHFHSGFHPEESDSGLEELSVRSQDTTVFSLDSVSDSGASLPPTPLPLTPVSPPTPQPTTPVNGRATGSGAEDELEYQAGVLVQNVIQNALSTNGGDWQFPLSNLDSSQMSSPVSSSSASTSSPVPVSSSPLSFGESDRLQSPVSSSSSSAATSNPSPQTDRPLEAQVSCQEKPIEIQDVLQQQHSPNPTQPSQPSPTLSQPISPPRRPKEGGPRIKIQSSYTRALASSAPVSAPAPCSVTTASVPRPTPVCRPPSPPSPEKSEFSYFSKYSEAAELRSTAAATKGPEVEVASGPFRLRSKKQRTLSMIEEEIRAAQQREEELKKQREAQPAVVPRAGNATSSSQVPARTGMRKTTINPADKLKSNSLPSRLTLTARTAPGKIEKVRPAPPVSPSPSEGALSDAGSEDSGGSRPKNFMQTLMEDYETHKVKRREKMEDNSYARLLLANEVTTEVLEATRVTRRKSDMALKWEAGIYANEDGEEEEEEEEEEEEE
- the LOC129170251 gene encoding A-kinase anchor protein 2 isoform X5, giving the protein MTRSLMSRDGEATGCTSAPLSDCADLDPDHLIPATLPRTSPPAPGEKAAPRPAMFAMEINVQHDPQTGEQRVLSANRVSPSEAGARGVKVYDDGRKVVYEVTSSGGVSTTSLENGWSSSQVDQLIQRAARPVRGGDDRKGQVLVTPAAPQAYVSPADVNDLSPPSCAPPSIPSSPPAQVTLQRETRLGMMPPSSAPIMTQPGPSAHPEPELGSFPQASAEHPVTMVFLGYQDLEDTSDSRRLLGFDGTVKAEVVLIDEDDEKSLREKTVTDLSVIDGTAADLVSGRPVTSEAASTELSSDGRDPDSAASPPPNPDANKAPPPGLTPATGHGVAMTTTNGHQAAMPSRRPHTAMKSWQAPEDVSGTIPKERALKSVSFQESVSIITDGPLIMEVESQKIQHGCLSRSSDQGHSDSEVEQEIRYLDQVLDAASETPTNGNSSPSAYTTPVTIDGKYSFVNVSNSSPGYHQSITVEGQRQTTFVHQDESGVKTNGHVPREESSLRSAKFELRAFQEDKRPAKLFTPGEEQHVRVTRRRNSEEVHELERERQELIRDQAVKKNPGIAQRWWNPPQEVPLEQQLDAEQLESLKKYQERKQQRQNQPYAYTQPQVTGPPTLVTFDPELIRKEDIVEKKIDFSSARKQFLQGDVTKNSIAPHIYSARPFSKSVPRANNGSNNIVTETGECHVTWYDEGVPGEFTSVRAVMTNLSDEEEGKSHFHSGFHPEESDSGLEELSVRSQDTTVFSLDSVSDSGASLPPTPLPLTPVSPPTPQPTTPVNGRATGSGAEDELEYQAGVLVQNVIQNALSTNGGDWQFPLSNLDSSQMSSPVSSSSASTSSPVPVSSSPLSFGESDRLQSPVSSSSSSAATSNPSPQTDRPLEAQVSCQEKPIEIQDVLQQQHSPNPTQPSQPSPTLSQPISPPRRPKEGGPRIKIQSSYTRALASSAPVSAPAPCSVTTASVPRPTPVCRPPSPPSPEKSEFSYFSKYSEAAELRSTAAATKGPEVEVASGPFRLRSKKQRTLSMIEEEIRAAQQREEELKKQREAQPAVVPRAGNATSSSQVPARTGMRKTTINPADKLKSNSLPSRLTLTARTAPGKIEKVRPAPPVSPSPSEGALSDAGSEDSGGSRPKNFMQTLMEDYETHKVKRREKMEDNSYARLLLANEVTTEVLEATRVTRRKSDMALKWEAGIYANEDGEEEEEEEEEEEEE
- the LOC129170251 gene encoding A-kinase anchor protein 2 isoform X6; its protein translation is MFAMEINVQHDPQTGEQRVLSANRVSPSEAGARGVKVYDDGRKVVYEVTSSGGVSTTSLENGWSSSQVDQLIQRAARPVRGGDDRKGQVLVTPAAPQAYVSPADVNDLSPPSCAPPSIPSSPPAQVTLQRETRLGMMPPSSAPIMTQPGPSAHPEPELGSFPQASAEHPVTMVFLGYQDLEDTSDSRRLLGFDGTVKAEVVLIDEDDEKSLREKTVTDLSVIDGTAADLVSGRPVTSEAASTELSSDGRDPDSAASPPPNPDANKAPPPGLTPATGHGVAMTTTNGHQAAMPSRRPHTAMKSWQAPEDVSGTIPKERALKSVSFQESVSIITDGPLIMEVESQKIQHGCLSRSSDQGHSDSEVEQEIRYLDQVLDAASETPTNGNSSPSAYTTPVTIDGKYSFVNVSNSSPGYHQSITVEGQRQTTFVHQDESGVKTNGHVPREESSLRSAKFELRAFQEDKRPAKLFTPGEEQHVRVTRRRNSEEVHELERERQELIRDQAVKKNPGIAQRWWNPPQEVPLEQQLDAEQLESLKKYQERKQQRQNQPYAYTQPQVTGPPTLVTFDPELIRKEDIVEKKIDFSSARKQFLQGDVTKNSIAPHIYSARPFSKSVPRANNGSNNIVTETGECHVTWYDEGVPGEFTSVRAVMTNLSDEEEGKSHFHSGFHPEESDSGLEELSVRSQDTTVFSLDSVSDSGASLPPTPLPLTPVSPPTPQPTTPVNGRATGSGAEDELEYQAGVLVQNVIQNALSTNGGDWQFPLSNLDSSQMSSPVSSSSASTSSPVPVSSSPLSFGESDRLQSPVSSSSSSAATSNPSPQTDRPLEAQVSCQEKPIEIQDVLQQQHSPNPTQPSQPSPTLSQPISPPRRPKEGGPRIKIQSSYTRALASSAPVSAPAPCSVTTASVPRPTPVCRPPSPPSPEKSEFSYFSKYSEAAELRSTAAATKGPEVEVASGPFRLRSKKQRTLSMIEEEIRAAQQREEELKKQREAQPAVVPRAGNATSSSQVPARTGMRKTTINPADKLKSNSLPSRLTLTARTAPGKIEKVRPAPPVSPSPSEGALSDAGSEDSGGSRPKNFMQTLMEDYETHKVKRREKMEDNSYARLLLANEVTTEVLEATRVTRRKSDMALKWEAGIYANEDGEEEEEEEEEEEEE
- the LOC129170251 gene encoding A-kinase anchor protein 2 isoform X1, translated to MEKRRRAEGVAAMMSDTPLQRNGTATIRMSCEEAQLHKERLQALAEKRKRQTEIEDKRSQLDELVLQLQHVKSKAMRERWLLQGMGAEEEEARRKQLELDEEQGKKLEDMIQRLESEIGALESEESQISAKEQVLRERLKETERSIEDLQKSLMSRDGEATGCTSAPLSDCADLDPDHLIPATLPRTSPPAPGEKAAPRPAMFAMEINVQHDPQTGEQRVLSANRVSPSEAGARGVKVYDDGRKVVYEVTSSGGVSTTSLENGWSSSQVDQLIQRAARPVRGGDDRKGQVLVTPAAPQAYVSPADVNDLSPPSCAPPSIPSSPPAQVTLQRETRLGMMPPSSAPIMTQPGPSAHPEPELGSFPQASAEHPVTMVFLGYQDLEDTSDSRRLLGFDGTVKAEVVLIDEDDEKSLREKTVTDLSVIDGTAADLVSGRPVTSEAASTELSSDGRDPDSAASPPPNPDANKAPPPGLTPATGHGVAMTTTNGHQAAMPSRRPHTAMKSWQAPEDVSGTIPKERALKSVSFQESVSIITDGPLIMEVESQKIQHGCLSRSSDQGHSDSEVEQEIRYLDQVLDAASETPTNGNSSPSAYTTPVTIDGKYSFVNVSNSSPGYHQSITVEGQRQTTFVHQDESGVKTNGHVPREESSLRSAKFELRAFQEDKRPAKLFTPGEEQHVRVTRRRNSEEVHELERERQELIRDQAVKKNPGIAQRWWNPPQEVPLEQQLDAEQLESLKKYQERKQQRQNQPYAYTQPQVTGPPTLVTFDPELIRKEDIVEKKIDFSSARKQFLQGDVTKNSIAPHIYSARPFSKSVPRANNGSNNIVTETGECHVTWYDEGVPGEFTSVRAVMTNLSDEEEGKSHFHSGFHPEESDSGLEELSVRSQDTTVFSLDSVSDSGASLPPTPLPLTPVSPPTPQPTTPVNGRATGSGAEDELEYQAGVLVQNVIQNALSTNGGDWQFPLSNLDSSQMSSPVSSSSASTSSPVPVSSSPLSFGESDRLQSPVSSSSSSAATSNPSPQTDRPLEAQVSCQEKPIEIQDVLQQQHSPNPTQPSQPSPTLSQPISPPRRPKEGGPRIKIQSSYTRALASSAPVSAPAPCSVTTASVPRPTPVCRPPSPPSPEKSEFSYFSKYSEAAELRSTAAATKGPEVEVASGPFRLRSKKQRTLSMIEEEIRAAQQREEELKKQREAQPAVVPRAGNATSSSQVPARTGMRKTTINPADKLKSNSLPSRLTLTARTAPGKIEKVRPAPPVSPSPSEGALSDAGSEDSGGSRPKNFMQTLMEDYETHKVKRREKMEDNSYARLLLANEVTTEVLEATRVTRRKSDMALKWEAGIYANEDGEEEEEEEEEEEEE